A region of Salvia splendens isolate huo1 chromosome 17, SspV2, whole genome shotgun sequence DNA encodes the following proteins:
- the LOC121775435 gene encoding L-type lectin-domain containing receptor kinase VIII.2-like, translating to MFEFRPLPTPSCSIHPLLSLIFISTLLSAIQLSLSIPHKPHLGSNLVLIGDAKLTNNSSFIRLTDPTISSPSAGLIVHKRPIRLSSPTSKSKRPVSFSTDFTFSISPHNGDGLAFLIAPRTFQSTFSGERFGLSKENRFLGVEFDTSVDENVGDLNANHVGLDIGSLASVKTSNVSSIGLDLKSGVKLHSWIDYDSSSKRIEVRLSKFGIARPYSPLLVYKVDLGEMWRSEEVVVGLSSSTGNSMQTSSVYSWNFRTREVPQWLHSQPLNPRAFSREKLAQKRKICALGFISGLVFLTGCGALLALVVMFLWALFENGSETVLTIPGKCTVHSGDFRYEKINVVVGDGTPDAKK from the coding sequence ATGTTCGAATTCCGCCCATTGCCGACCCCTTCCTGCTCGATTCATCCACTACTCTCTCTGATTTTCATTTCCACGCTGCTTTCAGCTATCCAGCTCTCTCTCTCCATCCCCCACAAGCCACATCTCGGTTCGAATCTCGTCCTCATCGGCGACGCCAAGCTCACTAACAACAGCTCCTTCATTCGCCTTACCGACCCCACAATTTCCTCTCCCAGCGCCGGTTTGATCGTCCATAAAAGGCCCATTAGGCTCTCGAGTCCGACCTCGAAATCGAAAAGGCCCGTTTCGTTCTCCACTGATTTCACATTCTCAATCTCGCCTCACAATGGCGATGGATTGGCCTTTCTGATCGCGCCCAGAACCTTCCAGTCCACATTTTCCGGAGAACGTTTCGGTCTTTCGAAGGAAAATCGGTTTCTCGGGGTCGAATTCGACACATCGGTTGATGAAAATGTGGGGGATTTGAACGCGAACCACGTCGGTCTTGACATCGGAAGCCTCGCTTCGGTGAAGACGAGCAATGTCTCGTCGATTGGCTTGGATTTGAAGAGTGGAGTGAAGCTGCATTCTTGGATTGATTACGATTCGAGCTCGAAGAGGATTGAGGTTAGGTTGAGCAAATTTGGAATTGCTAGGCCTTACAGTCCTCTGTTGGTTTATAAGGTTGATTTGGGTGAAATGTGGAGAAGTGAAGAGGTTGTTGTTGGATTGAGTTCGTCTACTGGAAACTCAATGCAGACTAGCAGTGTGTATTCATGGAACTTCAGGACTAGGGAGGTTCCGCAGTGGCTGCATTCACAGCCATTGAATCCGAGGGCATTTTCGAGGGAGAAGCTGGCACAGAAGAGAAAGATTTGTGCTCTTGGTTTTATTTCTGGATTGGTTTTCTTGACAGGATGTGGGGCTTTGCTGGCACTGGTTGTGATGTTCCTGTGGGCATTGTTCGAGAATGGCTCGGAGACTGTGCTGACTATCCCGGGGAAATGCACTGTGCATTCGGGTGATTTCAGGTATGAAAAGATCAATGTTGTTGTTGGAGATGGCACACCTGATGCTAAGAAGTAG